From the Mycobacterium sp. 155 genome, the window ATGGGTGCGGTGGCCCGGGCTGCGCGCTCCGGCGCCGGGCATACCGTCGGAGTCATCCCCAAGGCCCTGGTGCACCGCGAACTCGCCGATATCGACGCCGCTGAGCTCATCGTCACCGACACGATGCGCGAACGTAAGAAGGTGATGGAGGACCGCTCCGACGCGTTCATCGCGCTGCCCGGCGGTATCGGCACCCTGGAGGAGTTCTTCGAGGCCTGGACCGCGGGCTACCTGGGCATGCATGACAAACCGTTGGTGCTGCTCGACCCGTTCGGGCACTACGACGGTCTGCTGACGTGGCTGCACGGCCTCGTGGACACGGGCTACGTGTCCGAGGGGGCCCTGAACCGGCTGCTGGTGGTCGACGACGTCGACTCCGCGCTGGCGGCTTGCGCCCCGTAGCTGCGCGACGGCCCGGCGGTCGCGCAAGCGACCC encodes:
- a CDS encoding TIGR00730 family Rossman fold protein; protein product: MSGEVDRQWAVCVYCASGPSHPELLALASQLGLALAKRGWALVSGGGNVSAMGAVARAARSGAGHTVGVIPKALVHRELADIDAAELIVTDTMRERKKVMEDRSDAFIALPGGIGTLEEFFEAWTAGYLGMHDKPLVLLDPFGHYDGLLTWLHGLVDTGYVSEGALNRLLVVDDVDSALAACAP